DNA from Acetobacter aceti NBRC 14818:
GATCACACGGACATAAATCCGCGTTGACGGAATGCCTGCGTTCATCAGAACGGCACGGATCACCAGCCCACGGCTCAGCGACATACGACGCGGACGAGACAGGTCATTGGGCACGCCACTGGCCGTGACATCGACGAGCGCCCTCACATCCGGATGCTCTTTCAGCATATTGGCGAACGCCAGAATGCCGTTTTTCGTTTCCGGATTGAGCTGGGCCGAATCCGCACCGAACGTCACCCGCAATCCGCCGCCGATGGGCAGCACGTCACCCTTGGCGTCTTTTGACGGCTGAGGATCGGGCGGAATCGGGAAAGGATGCAGTTCAACCGGGATCACGATCGGCGTCAGCACGGGCGGTGGTGGTGGAGCTGCCGGAATCGTTGCTGCCGGTGGCGGCTTGGCGGGTTTCGCTGCGGAAGACGCTGCCCTGGCCGTTGAGGCCGTAGGAGCCGCGTTCTGTGTCTCCGATTTAGTTGGAGCAGGAGATTTTCCGGTTTTCTGAACCGGGGCCGCCTGCCTGTGGACAGGTTTTTTCGCTGGTCCAGCCTCGGTTTTCGGCGTTTCCGGCGCAGCCCCACCCAGCGCACCGAGCGCCGACGTGTCCGTGGTGATCTGCGCGTGCGCCGTATCAGCCCCGCCAGCCGCCGCCAGTCCCGCAATCACCAGCACGCCGGTCATCGCCAGCAGACGACGGCCTTCGGGCTTATGAAAAGACTTTCTCAAACCACTCATGCAAAAAGGCCTCGGGACAACGTGGACCGGATGATCCTGCGGCAAACACTGCATAGCCCGGGATCACGGAAAACCGCCTTCGAGGATTGACTCGAAAAGTGGCAAACGAAAGATCAGGCGGCGGTCAGACCATCCACCACAATTTCCCGCAGCTTGCCGTGCATATGACCGTTGCCAGCCACGATCAGCACGTCATCGGGCAGATCATTCAGGTCGTTGCCATCCGGATCGGTGCAGTGACCACCTGCTTCACGCACCAGCAGGGCACCGGCAGCGCAATCCCACGGCTTGATGCCGAATTCCCAGTATCCTTCGTAACGGCCAGCGGCAACCCATGCCAGATCAAGAGCCGCCGCACCGAAGCGACGGATGCCCGCCACCTGCGGCATCAGCGTGCCCATGACGCGGGCAAATGGCAGGCGACGCTTCGGAGACACCTTGGCGAAAGGAATGCCGGTCGCAAACAGCGATTCCAGCATCTCGCGACGTGCCGAGACGCGGATGCGCCGGTCGTTCAGATAAGCGCCTACGCCCTTTTCCGCCCAGAACATCTCACCTGCTGCCGGGTTGTAGACCACAGCCGCGACCAACTCGATGGAACCGTCCGGAAGGCGACGCTGTAGGCCGATGGAAATCGCCCAGTGAGGAATGCCATGCAGGAAGTTGGTTGTTCCATCGAGCGGATCAACCACCCAGCGCCACGTCCAGTTGTCACCACCCGATTCGCCGCTCTCTTCCATCAGGAAGGCGTAGCCAGGACGTGTCCGCTCCAGCTCTTCCTTGAGAGTGCGCTCGGCGCGCAGATCGGCCTGCGACACGAAGTCACCCGGTCCCTTGATGCTGACCTGAAGCTGCTCGACCTCGTTGAAGTCACGCAGAAGACGCTTCGCTGCCTTTTCGGCGGCGGCCTGCATCACGGTCATTACGGGAGAAAGACGCATCGCCACGACATTTGATCCTGTAGGAAAGCGGAAATTGGAACCGCCGGGATTGGAAAACGCACCCGGCGATGGTCAGTGTCGGACGAAATCCCTCAGGACTTCGCACGCTCCACATAGCTGGCGTCATCCGTGCGGACCACGATGCGCTCGCCCGCCTCGATGAACGGCGGCACCATGGTCTTTACACCATTGGACAGCTTGGCAGGCTTGTAGGACGAGCTGGCCGTCTGGCCTTTCACCACCGGATCGGCCTCGATGATCTCGAGCGTCACCTGCGGCGGCAGCGTCACGGCAACCGGATCGCCTTCGACGAGGTTCAGGTTCAGCACCATGTTGTCCTGCAGGAACGGCGCCTGATCACCCAGCAACTCGACCGGGATCATGAACTGTTCGAATGTTTCCGGGTCCATGAGAACCAGCGTTTCACCATCGGTGTAGGAATAGTTGTATTCCTTGTCCTCGGTGATCAGACGCTCGACCGTATCAGCCGTACGCCAGCGCTCATTGGTCTTGTTGCCCGTCTTCAGGTCACGCATTTCAACCTGAATAAACGCGCCGCCCTTGCCTGGCGTGATGATCTGCTGCTTGAGAACCGTCCAGCGACGGCCGTCATGCTCAATGACCTGGCCCGCGCGGATCAGGTTTGCCTGCTGTTTCATAATTTATCCCTGAAGAAGGAAACACTGGGGATCAAAGGCGGGCTTCTACCCTTCGGACGGCTGAAGAGCAAGGTCAGACCAACGGTATTACCGCCTGACAGCTTTGCCGAATGGAATTGCCGGAACATATCCTGCATCCCTCAAAGGCCTGCCGTTTGAAATCCTGCACTCCGAAAAAAGAAGACAGCGAGTTGCGAACCCTGATGGACGTGCCTCGAAAATCGGGTGGTTCCACAGGTTTCAGTCAAACAGTCTATCAGCAGGCTCGCATCGCCACCTGAACAGGCGGGATGGTTTCCGCACGCGCCGATACCCGGCGGCCAAGACTGATGACCAGATCTCATCATATTGTATGAAAGTGTTTCTCACTGACGATTTACCCAATGCCGGTAAATATCGGGCAGGCGGGATTCGAACCCACGACCCCCAGTCCCCCAGACTGATGCGCTACCAGGCTGCGCTACTGCCCGTCAGTAATGAACGGCCACTCTCTAGCAGGCTTGCCGACCCTCCACAAGAGAGGTTCGACAGCATCCGCACGGCAAATGTAATCTACCGCTTCAATCGACCGTCAGGCTGGCCTTTACCTCAGCCAGCCGATGCAGAATATCTTCAAGACTTTTCCGCATCCGGTCATGCTCACTCTCGAGCTGTTCGTCGCGCACGGTTACCGTAACAATCTGCGGTTCCGGCTGCACGACGGGCGTGACTGGCAGCACTTCATCCTGCGGCGGAGGCACTTCCGGCCCAGACACCGTATCGGACACCGAGGCCTCAGTAGCCTTGCCGCTGACTTCCTCTTCCAGTCCTTCCGGCCCCTTTTCACGGAGAACGCGCTGAACACCCTTGATGGTGTAACCCTTGACGTAGAGCAGTGTCGCAATCTGCCGGAGCAGATCGACATCTTCCGGTCGGTAGTAGCGACGTCCACCACCCCGCTTCAGGGGACGGACCTGTTCAAACCGCGTTTCCCAGAAGCGCAGCACATGCTGCGGCACTTTCAGCTCATCAGCAACTTCACTGATGGTCCTGAAGGCCAGAGGCCCCTTACGTCCACGAATCTCGTCGTCTGCTTCCTGCGTGTCTGGCGCGGTTTCCGGGTTTTCTTCAATACTCATTCAGATGTACCGTTAACGGCTGCCCGCAGGATATGGCTGGGCCGGAAGGAAATTACAGACCGGGGAAGAATGGGAATCTCGACCCCGGTCTTGGGATTCCGACCACTGCGCTGGCCTTTCCGGCGCACCATGAAGGTGCCGAAGCCGCTGATCTTCACCGATTCCCCGGATTCAAGCGCAGTCGCCATTGTTTCAAGGACGGCTTCCAGCAACGCCACGGACTCACTCCGGGACAGGCCGACTTCCGTATAGATGTGTTCCGCCAGACTGGCGCGCGTTACCGTGCTCATGATTGCAGGGTAACATGCTGATACGGGCCGTCAATTATATCGTGCAGGAGAAAAATCGTCCGCCAAGATGAATTGGCGGACAGGACGAACGTCCTCAGATCCGGACCAGCGCCGATCCCCAGGTCAGTCCACCACCCAGCGCTTCCATCAGCACCAGATCGCCCCGTTTGATCCGTCCGTCACGCATCGCTTCATCCAGCGCCAGCGGAATGGACGCCGCCGAAGTGTTGGCATGGCGATCCACCGTGACCACCACCCTTTCCATCGGCATCTTCAGCTTGCGGGCAACGCCTTCGATGATCCGGATATTGGCCTGATGCGGCACCAGCCAGGACACATCGGACGCATCGAGGCCCGCACTTTCGAGCGCTTCATCCACCGAAGACGCCAGCTTCGCCACGGCGTGCCGGAAGACCTCCCGTCCGTTCATGCGCAGATGACCGGTGTGATCAGGCCGCCCAACAGCGCCGTCAACATACAGAATGTCGCCAGTCGAACCATCGGCGTGCAGGTGTGTGGAGAGAACGCCGCGCTCACCGGGATCGTCGCTCGCCTGAAGCACAACGGCTCCGGCGCCATCGCCGAACAGCACAGCCGTCCCACGATCAGACCAGTCGAGAATGCGGGAATAAACTTCACTGCCGATCACGACGACGCACTTCGCGTTACCGGCGCGGATGAACGCATCGGCCGTGGACAGCGCGTAGATGAAGCCACTACACGCAGCGGCGATATCGAATCCGAATCCGTTGGTCACACCAAGATCAGCGAGGACACGCACCGCTGTCGCCGGAAAAACCTGATCGGGTGTTGATGTCGCCACGATGACTGCACCGACATCAATCGAATCGATACCGGCAAAATCTAGCGCCCGCTGAGCTGCACGGGACGCCATGTAAACTGCGTTTTCCTGACCGTTGACGATATGCCGCTGACCAATGCCAGTGCGACCGCGAATCCATTCATCCGACGTATCGAGGCGCTCGGAGAGCTCATCATTAGTAACAATTTTCTCAGGGAGATAACTGCCAACGCCAACCAGCATGGAACGTATCGTCATCCGGCACACCTTCAGGACACGGGGGGCAATAACAACCCTCGCCCGCTGTCTTCAGTCACAGAAACCACGTAAAATTACTGAAAAACTATCAGCACAGACCACTGAGCCAGCCGTCATGCCACAGGCTGACGCTCCGCATCGGCAACAGACCGGCTGGCCGTCAGCGAGGACATGTTCCCCAGACGGACACGAATGCCTTCATTGAAATGATGCGTGACCATGTCCATCGCCACATCAACAGCCGATGCGAAGCCTTCCGCATCCGTGCCGCCATGTGACTTCACAACCACACCGTTCAGCCCGACAAAGACCGCCCCGTTATACCGGCGCGGATCAAGCCAGTCCTTCATGCGCTCCAGAGCCGGGCGGACAAGAAGATAGGCCAGACGACCGGCCAGACTGCTGGTAAACACCTGCCGGAACAGGCCGGACGCCATTTTCATGGTGCCCTCGCCTGTTTTCAGCGCCACATTTCCCGTGAAGCCATCCGTCACGACAATGTCCGTCGTGCCAGCCGTGATGTCATGCCCTTCGACAAAACCATGAAACTGCCCGGCAAGCGGGCTGTCTCTCAGCACGTCAGCGGCCTGACGCAGCTTTTCGTCGCCCTTCAGTTCCTCCGCCCCGACATTCAGCAGACCGATCGTGGGAGCAGGCAGACCAAGCACAGCCTTGGCGAAGGCTTCACCCATCACGGCGAATTCGACCAGATTACGCCAGTCGCATCCCACATTGGCCCCCAGATCCAGCATGACGACATCGCCCTTCATGCTGGGACTGATGGCCGCCATGGCGGGACGGGAAATACCGGGAAGCGTCTTGATGACGATCTTGGCAAGAGCCAGCATCGCACCGCTGTTTCCAGCCGATATGACACCGGCTGCTTCACCACTGGCCACTGCGTTCATAACTACGCGCAGGGATGAATCCTTCAGCCGCAACGCAGCCGTGGGTTTCATGTCCATGCTGACAGCAGCAGACGCATGCCGGATCGTGCAGATGGCGGCGGCTTTAGGATGCCGGGCAAGAAGCGGCTGAAGGCGTTTTTCGTCACCAACAAGCAGCACCCGGGCTCCCGGATGCCGATCCGCTGCGACAGCGAGACCCGCAACGACCATTTCAGGGCCCCCATCGCCTCCCATCGCATCAACAGCGAGGGAAAACGGTTCCGGACTCTGAGCAGTCTCTGCGGCGGAATGCTCGACTTCGTTCATGAATGCGATCCGGCTTTCATGAACGAAGAGCGTCTTGCCTCATCAGGGATACTGCTTGTCACCTTACCAACACCGCAATCAGGCGCGAACTGCAACTTTCAGGGCCTTACCGGCAGCGATCACTTCGCGACCATCATAATGACCACAATGGCTGCAGACGTGGTGCGGGCGCTTCAGCTCGCCGCAGTTGCCGCACTCGGCGTGGGCTTCAACCGTCAGGGCCTGATGGCTGCGACGCATACCACGGCGGGAAGGAGACGTTTTTCTTTTAGGTACAGCCATGGGTCCAAGCCCCTCCGAAATGATGGCATCCCGGAACCGCCGGGAGACGGAACCTGGACATAACTACAATTGAGGGCGGGGCTCTACCAGACCAGCCGCAGTTCCGCAAGGACCGATCGAAAACTGGCAGGCCCGCACGACGCGCAGACGTTCAAGAACCGTCGCGTTTCAGCTTCGCCAATGCAGCGAAGGGATTGGGGCGCTCCTCGACCTCTCCTTCTTCCTCCTGCCGGGAAATATCGTCCTCGGTCAGAATGGCCGCAGGCCGCGCCACGCCCGGCCTCCGGGGATAGGGATCAAGCGTGAGGGACAACTGTTCGACAGCGGCTTCACCCAGATCGATTACGTCACCATCGTAAGGGACATCGTCGATTTCATCCAGTTCACCGTTTTCATCGAACGATCCATCATGCTCGGACGCCGGAACGAATCGGATGACGAAGCGTTCTGCGATCACATCCTCGAACACTTCCAGAGTCAGCACACAGAGCTGGCTGAGCCGCGCCGTCATCGAACCGGTCGCCTGCACCGTATGCCCGGTCTGGGGGAACAGCTCATACCGGCATGTCAGACTCGCAACATCCGGCAGCCCAAGCCGCTGGGCGATCCGCGCGCACTCGGCTTCAGTCGCGGTCACCGAGATTTCACGGGGAGAGTCGGCGGACGCACCGCGCAATGTTCTCACAAGAACGGGGCGGGAAAATTCGGAAACTCCGGAAGCAGTCACTCTATACAGTCCTTTCCCGACACAAAGCCCGATCATAACGCCAACAGTGTGGCAGAAAACACTCTATCGGACACCCGTTCCTTGTGCTTTAACGGCAAGAATATTTACCGGGTCCATTCGTGGAGAGAACAGACTACCGTCATGTCAAAACGCCAGCCCTTCTCCCGGACTGAATCACGGCCAGCAGCAGCTCGGCGTAGCAGACAGGCCCTCATGGCTCTGGGTCTGACGGGCGGGCTGTTCCTCCTGTCGGGCTGTTCGTTCCTCGAAAACTCGCCCATGCCGCGCGGTTCGCTCATCGAGGCCGACGATTACAACCAGCTCAAGCCCGGTGTGAGCAATCGCGCCGACGCGCTCGATCTGCTCGGTTCGCCAACCTCCAAGGCGACCTTCGACGACAACACCTGGATCTATGTGTCGATGATGACGGCGCCGACCCCGGCGAACTTTCCGCACGTCACGAAGCAGCAGGTCGTCGTCCTGAATTTCGATCAGGCCGGGACGCTCCGCTCCCTCCGGACGCTGGGACCGAAGGACGCCAAACATCCGGGCATGGTCGGCGACAAGACCCCGACGCCGGGCACCAAGATCAACATTCTTCAGGAAATCATCGGCAACGTCGGGCGCTACAACCCGATGCAGGGCATGATGAACAACAGCTCCTTCGGCGGCGGCAACGGTGGAAGTGGAATGGGCGGCATGAGCGCTGGCCCGGGTCATGGTGGCGCGGGCAACAGTCTGCCCTGATCCTTACCTAGCCTCTCTGCTGAATGGAACGAACGGCGTCTGTTCAGCGCGGCAGAGTGATATGCACATTCAGTCCGCCCTGTGGACTTTCTCCCAGCTGGATATCGCCACCATGCGCCCGCACGATGTCACGGACAATCGTCAGGCCCAGCCCTGTTCCGCCCTTCTTGCTGCTTGAAAACGCACGGAAAACTTCCTCCCTGCGCTCAGGCGGAATACCCGGCCCATCGTCATCCACATCAATGATGATGCTGCGTCCTTCCTGACGCCCTGAAAGCCATATGGCGGCGTTGAGGCGACGGGCATTCTCCAGAACATTGCTCAACATGCGCCGCATCGCATCCGGACGCGCTTCAATGATCAGCCCCGGTTCGCAGGTCACTGCGTTGACCCGCCCCCCGGCACGCACGATGGCGGCAGCAACGTCCTCCAGCAGCACGGCGACATCCAGCTTTTCCGGTACTTCTGCCCCCTCGCCGCGAGCGAAAGAGAGATAGCTTTCGATCAGTCGCTCCATCTCAGCAACATCACCGATCATGTCATGCACATCATCCCGCAAGTGTCCGGCATCCACCATGCCAGACTGAGGAAACATGGCGAGAGAGAGCCTCAATCGGGTCAGG
Protein-coding regions in this window:
- a CDS encoding OmpA family protein; the encoded protein is MSGLRKSFHKPEGRRLLAMTGVLVIAGLAAAGGADTAHAQITTDTSALGALGGAAPETPKTEAGPAKKPVHRQAAPVQKTGKSPAPTKSETQNAAPTASTARAASSAAKPAKPPPAATIPAAPPPPPVLTPIVIPVELHPFPIPPDPQPSKDAKGDVLPIGGGLRVTFGADSAQLNPETKNGILAFANMLKEHPDVRALVDVTASGVPNDLSRPRRMSLSRGLVIRAVLMNAGIPSTRIYVRVIGLPNKTGIETPADRADIRRSDEAPAEK
- a CDS encoding inositol monophosphatase family protein, with protein sequence MRLSPVMTVMQAAAEKAAKRLLRDFNEVEQLQVSIKGPGDFVSQADLRAERTLKEELERTRPGYAFLMEESGESGGDNWTWRWVVDPLDGTTNFLHGIPHWAISIGLQRRLPDGSIELVAAVVYNPAAGEMFWAEKGVGAYLNDRRIRVSARREMLESLFATGIPFAKVSPKRRLPFARVMGTLMPQVAGIRRFGAAALDLAWVAAGRYEGYWEFGIKPWDCAAGALLVREAGGHCTDPDGNDLNDLPDDVLIVAGNGHMHGKLREIVVDGLTAA
- the efp gene encoding elongation factor P codes for the protein MKQQANLIRAGQVIEHDGRRWTVLKQQIITPGKGGAFIQVEMRDLKTGNKTNERWRTADTVERLITEDKEYNYSYTDGETLVLMDPETFEQFMIPVELLGDQAPFLQDNMVLNLNLVEGDPVAVTLPPQVTLEIIEADPVVKGQTASSSYKPAKLSNGVKTMVPPFIEAGERIVVRTDDASYVERAKS
- a CDS encoding MerR family transcriptional regulator: MSIEENPETAPDTQEADDEIRGRKGPLAFRTISEVADELKVPQHVLRFWETRFEQVRPLKRGGGRRYYRPEDVDLLRQIATLLYVKGYTIKGVQRVLREKGPEGLEEEVSGKATEASVSDTVSGPEVPPPQDEVLPVTPVVQPEPQIVTVTVRDEQLESEHDRMRKSLEDILHRLAEVKASLTVD
- a CDS encoding integration host factor subunit alpha; the encoded protein is MSTVTRASLAEHIYTEVGLSRSESVALLEAVLETMATALESGESVKISGFGTFMVRRKGQRSGRNPKTGVEIPILPRSVISFRPSHILRAAVNGTSE
- a CDS encoding beta-ketoacyl-ACP synthase III; the protein is MTIRSMLVGVGSYLPEKIVTNDELSERLDTSDEWIRGRTGIGQRHIVNGQENAVYMASRAAQRALDFAGIDSIDVGAVIVATSTPDQVFPATAVRVLADLGVTNGFGFDIAAACSGFIYALSTADAFIRAGNAKCVVVIGSEVYSRILDWSDRGTAVLFGDGAGAVVLQASDDPGERGVLSTHLHADGSTGDILYVDGAVGRPDHTGHLRMNGREVFRHAVAKLASSVDEALESAGLDASDVSWLVPHQANIRIIEGVARKLKMPMERVVVTVDRHANTSAASIPLALDEAMRDGRIKRGDLVLMEALGGGLTWGSALVRI
- the plsX gene encoding phosphate acyltransferase PlsX, which translates into the protein MNEVEHSAAETAQSPEPFSLAVDAMGGDGGPEMVVAGLAVAADRHPGARVLLVGDEKRLQPLLARHPKAAAICTIRHASAAVSMDMKPTAALRLKDSSLRVVMNAVASGEAAGVISAGNSGAMLALAKIVIKTLPGISRPAMAAISPSMKGDVVMLDLGANVGCDWRNLVEFAVMGEAFAKAVLGLPAPTIGLLNVGAEELKGDEKLRQAADVLRDSPLAGQFHGFVEGHDITAGTTDIVVTDGFTGNVALKTGEGTMKMASGLFRQVFTSSLAGRLAYLLVRPALERMKDWLDPRRYNGAVFVGLNGVVVKSHGGTDAEGFASAVDVAMDMVTHHFNEGIRVRLGNMSSLTASRSVADAERQPVA
- the rpmF gene encoding 50S ribosomal protein L32; this translates as MAVPKRKTSPSRRGMRRSHQALTVEAHAECGNCGELKRPHHVCSHCGHYDGREVIAAGKALKVAVRA
- a CDS encoding YceD family protein gives rise to the protein MTASGVSEFSRPVLVRTLRGASADSPREISVTATEAECARIAQRLGLPDVASLTCRYELFPQTGHTVQATGSMTARLSQLCVLTLEVFEDVIAERFVIRFVPASEHDGSFDENGELDEIDDVPYDGDVIDLGEAAVEQLSLTLDPYPRRPGVARPAAILTEDDISRQEEEGEVEERPNPFAALAKLKRDGS
- a CDS encoding outer membrane protein assembly factor BamE, translating into MALGLTGGLFLLSGCSFLENSPMPRGSLIEADDYNQLKPGVSNRADALDLLGSPTSKATFDDNTWIYVSMMTAPTPANFPHVTKQQVVVLNFDQAGTLRSLRTLGPKDAKHPGMVGDKTPTPGTKINILQEIIGNVGRYNPMQGMMNNSSFGGGNGGSGMGGMSAGPGHGGAGNSLP